The DNA sequence acagaaacagcaagctccgcgtccatggcgaccgctccacccaaaacgctgtcTCATCAacgtgaaaagttttttttttccagcggatgtctgagttacaacatgattgagctaactagAGTAGTTTcgtgtcgtatccgacaacgggaggcttttaacggatgacatcctgatgttagctttgctaactgtccctgtcagctgcagccactgatgctttctagacatcgtgatttcccataactgaataaataccacacatagcaacacaaaactgctttgctagctcaatcatgttgtaactaagatatctgctggaaaaaatattttattcacggaccgtttattgagttattaccttatttttatacagtctatggttattacagacaccactaacgttaacagctaacggttagcccagctaatctacgataaccatgttaattacaaaacacacagaaatagtaacggttgttcaatcattgtgtttatagactttacaaacatcagattagtctacacagtgatatagtgacgtgaaaaatgtgatatatagctgaactctgctggttttctacccgaagtatttgtaaacaacacggcgattccctgggggcaccgccggaagtgaagggcgtgagcgatcgccgaggcccctgcacttccgttagtcggcaaactccgggctgtgcctccagaggtaaaggaagaaattttttatttttttttttattttttattttttttaccgttggatttccagattggtagttgactaatcggtttgagtcatttttcatataaAAGCACctcaaaatactcttactgcagcttcttatgttcaaatattggcagctttacacactctcccatgacggtgaactaaaaccctttggcaaGAGTACGacacaagacattagatgacatcattttggggtttgggagagacagaccgacatttttcaacattaacacattttctgataaaatgattagtcgactaatctaAGAAAtaattagtcgacaatgaaaataatcgttagttgcagcccaacAACACAGCAGCCCGCTgtatttttaatgcatttttcatttaaagaaTAAATATGTTCGACAATTTAAAAGTATTCGTTATCAATTCAAGATGCACAATGCTCTAAGAATCTGAAAACAAATCACATTTACCAAATATTTAGAGAACCTTTGgactaaaaaaaaccctgatctAGGAAATGAGAGACTGAtaataactgaaataaataaataaaacccaaGACAGTGAATCTGTCAGGACAGCAGCGTTGGCACATGTTTGCAACTGAGAAGAATTTAAAGAATAATTATCTTGTTTTGTTACAGTGTGTGCTCTTCGCtgtacactgaacacatcagacCTGACAAAAGTAAAGATACTCTGAGGCTGTTTTTGTACATGTGTGGTTAGAGTTTGGCTTCCTGTAACAGTGAGAGTACGTGTTGTTTCAGGTCAGCCATGCGTTAATGTCCTGTATTTGAATCAAAGGTTgatttaacaataataataataaccataaTAATTATGACTTTATTAAGGACACAAAAAGGCCCATAATAattaaacaaagacaacataTATAAATGAAGTGTAAATACATAGCAGTAGATTTGCACCTTCATATTACACTTCAGCCACATACAGACTGTAGCACCAGTGGCTCAACTCAGTGTGTGAATAATAacattcataaaaaaaactaGTTTAGATTACATGAACAGGAAAAACCTGTTTTCAACACAATCTGTCTTTGTTAAGTTAGTCCATATTTGTTGAGTTACATGATCATCCAAACACTGCCAGTTCTTTGCTGTGATAAATATCTGGTTTGATTTTCGAGATCTGAAACGTGAAGTGAAAACTAGGCGAGCAGGATGTAACGTACTGGAAACACAGTTTTCAGCTTGgttttgtattttgtctttCCTCGCAGGTAACACAACACCTGCTGATGGAGGGACGGCTGCAGCCAGGGAGGCCACCACCTCGACTCCCATCAGCCGGAGTACGAAGAGACACTGGCCGGCAGGCGAGGAGGCCAACAGGAGGTCGTCCTCTGAGCCAATTACACTGAAAACCACAGGGGCACAGAAGAAGAGCGTCACCGTCTACACTCTGGACTCTCCTCGCAGCGAGCCGGGCTGCTCCACCCAGCATGGCGGTGATGAGATGGAGGCTGGCGACTCAGTTTGTTCCTACTCTGCACAGATGGACGCGGACGTCCAGCTGGTCCACCAGGAGTCCTCACTGGTCCCTCCGAGTGCTAACAGACAAACGTATTTTGGTAACAGCGCTCTGATGGAGTCCCCCACAAACAGAGCAGAACTAGATCTCAGCCTGACGTGGACCAAACAGTCGAAAAGTCAGATGAGTTATACTCAGTTTCACCAAAACGAAAACCTGGACAGTGATGCTTTCGGGCTTAAGATGATCAGCGTCACAGGCTCGACCTCCACAGACTGCCAGCTGTCTGAAAGCAGCAACTCTGCATTTGAGTACGACGATGCCGACATGATGAACTACGGCCTCTACAGGGACCAATCAGGGCGACCTCAGCTTAGTCATGGGCAGCTGAGCGCCCGAGGGAAGCGCTTTGCATGCGCCATCTGCTCTAAGACATACGCCACGTCTCAGAACCTGGACGTTCACATGCGGATTCACACGGGCGAGAGGCCGTTCAGCTGCAGCCAGTGCGGCAAGAAGTTCACCCAGTCGGCTCATCTAAAGTCGCATCTGAGCGTTCACTCCGGAGAGCGGCCGTACGCCTGCACGCTCTGCTCCAGGAGCTTCATCGTCAAATACAGTCTCAAGTTACACATGAAGAAATGCCATCCCAACGTCTGAGTGAATGAACGTGTGCAGGTCTCATTCCAAAATGTTCTGTTCTGTAAATACACAGTTTTAAAAGGAAGAAATGTTATTTAACACTCACAAATAATAAGTTTTACAAATGTGCAGAAGACACATTGAGTTTCAAGGTTTTAGATGATTTAAAGTCTGTTCTCTTAAAGACTGAGTTTAACTTTGAGCTGCAATAATTAGTCTATTAAACAgctgacaaaaaacaaatcaactaGTTTGTTAACCGaagtcatttttaaagcatttgAACAAATAATGTTTGTTGCTTCTCGAGTTTGACTTTCTTTTGTTAGCTTTATAGTACACTGGATATCTGTAGGTGTCGCTCagttaaaatgacatttgaggacgtcacaTTGGGCTCAAAGAAATGTTTCAATTTTTAATGCTGAAAAGACCAAATAATTAATCGAGGATATAACTGGCAGATTGGAGAATCTtgttaatcaaaataaaaataacaggtgCCTGATTTTGGAATGAAACTTTACTGAGCTCAGTCTCTGCTGTTATAAAGTCTACAGGTGTAACAGTGTACAGGTACAAAAGGTTAATAGTtgtgtaaaaagcaaaagcaccGTCTTATAAGGTTTGTGTCATTCTTtgttaataaaacaaattttaaaagtgttttgtaTCAGTTATTTCCTTTTATTAA is a window from the Epinephelus fuscoguttatus linkage group LG15, E.fuscoguttatus.final_Chr_v1 genome containing:
- the LOC125902288 gene encoding zinc finger protein 233-like, whose protein sequence is MAVLTSKALHEQLCIIMGALTKAAVAEICEVVDEGYAVLQMEITRSHKENEDLKKKLHLIESIVVRGSGGGNAAALEFAAAAEGAQQAETQQQQQQQHRDGDGGATAAAPGGDGGGAVVAREELPDVVLIKDEDSDSNDAFEDGNTTPADGGTAAAREATTSTPISRSTKRHWPAGEEANRRSSSEPITLKTTGAQKKSVTVYTLDSPRSEPGCSTQHGGDEMEAGDSVCSYSAQMDADVQLVHQESSLVPPSANRQTYFGNSALMESPTNRAELDLSLTWTKQSKSQMSYTQFHQNENLDSDAFGLKMISVTGSTSTDCQLSESSNSAFEYDDADMMNYGLYRDQSGRPQLSHGQLSARGKRFACAICSKTYATSQNLDVHMRIHTGERPFSCSQCGKKFTQSAHLKSHLSVHSGERPYACTLCSRSFIVKYSLKLHMKKCHPNV